The proteins below come from a single Kosakonia sp. SMBL-WEM22 genomic window:
- the tssM gene encoding type VI secretion system membrane subunit TssM: MNMLLSLLTNRILWGFLGVTGLAAVIWMIGPLLSVVDSRPLESEQNRMIAIAVMYLIWVHSHIVPRLYNAWLNRKLMDNLKSEEAKDPAERQRLTSDDQVLNDRFEEAAQVLKKAHFNQPGQRGLWTQRFSTQYLYQLPWYVIIGAPGSGKTTALVNSGLQFPLADRFGKTALRGIGGTRNCDWWFTNEAVLLDTAGRYTTQESEQVQDASEWNKFLGLLQKYRRRQPINGVIITISIADLLTQSAEASREQALNLRKRLTELHEQLGIRFPVYVLVTKADLLKGFRAYFSGFDKAQRDQIWGFTFPWEKAKLADFDLQGSFIQEFALLQQRLDAGLPDTMLRESDPQARAECFLFPQEFAALRPLLSDYLDTIFARSNFETEFSPRGIYFASGTQEGLPFDRVMGELNRALSLPQGKSGENWDSVSKDEPVPGGKGQSFFIKHLLQNVIFQEAGIAGQNRWWELRSRAVIWSGYAALLALLVILSALWFTSYGNNKDYLDEVQAKVPALDQEIKALRNRQQGDLFALLPLLNGLAELPQSEDFDINHPPITRRMGLYRGNDVSDASQALYRKALEQMLLPEVAMRITTWLRNDNGSDVEYSYEALKAYQMLYQPKHYDGKFLHSWVMLNLERNLPQNVTKAQMSQLEWHLTQLLEPQIQASPYAKDDALISREQALINQQPLSTRVYGRLKRLLERDENLKPVSLATLGGPQSELVFSRKSGKPVNDGIPGLYTPNGYWNSFNAQIAPVTASLHEDDAWVLGSTTQPEDKEQTDNAVRQLYARDFITIWDSFLSDIQLNNSADLNQRINTARVLSSNNSPLRRLVVNLSQQLTLVRDEPAAAGKEKSPESSNRGTQMLESLFSNHENSAAGNAAANQTPEQRVTEHFAPINELAQPLEKGGKTIVFDDFLKQIDELYRYLTAVQDAANSGMPAPGGEAISRLQASAGRLPGGLQTMFSNMAVGASSDTQRRDMENVRKRISVEVGSFCRQAIAGRYPLVRSASAEVTPDDLARMFAPGTGLMDVFFRDNLTNKVDTTQATWRFMPGIDGKTLPGSEGVLVPFQQAQSIRDAFFANGSATPSFRTTVRTVRMDNTILNMTLDVDGQILRYSHGPQAVQIVSWPGTGGTNQVRMQLGLANGTTATLVTNGAWALNRFFDKARVSAGSSSLSRQATFTVDGHQVTLEFAPNSIRNPFQLPRFACP; the protein is encoded by the coding sequence ATGAATATGTTGCTTTCATTGCTGACTAACCGCATTTTGTGGGGTTTCCTTGGCGTCACCGGTCTCGCTGCGGTTATCTGGATGATCGGGCCGCTACTGTCGGTTGTCGACTCTCGTCCGCTGGAGTCTGAGCAAAACCGCATGATCGCCATTGCGGTGATGTACCTGATTTGGGTTCATAGCCATATTGTGCCTCGCCTCTATAATGCGTGGCTCAATCGCAAGCTGATGGACAACCTCAAAAGTGAAGAGGCGAAAGATCCCGCAGAGCGTCAACGTCTGACCAGCGACGATCAGGTCCTGAACGACCGCTTCGAAGAGGCGGCACAGGTACTGAAAAAAGCGCACTTCAACCAGCCAGGCCAGCGAGGCCTCTGGACGCAGCGTTTCAGCACTCAGTACCTCTATCAGCTGCCATGGTATGTAATTATCGGCGCGCCAGGCTCCGGTAAAACCACTGCGCTTGTGAACTCCGGCCTGCAATTTCCGCTCGCTGACCGTTTCGGTAAAACTGCGCTGCGTGGCATTGGCGGAACACGCAACTGCGACTGGTGGTTTACCAACGAGGCCGTCCTGTTGGATACCGCCGGTCGTTATACCACCCAGGAAAGTGAACAGGTTCAGGACGCCAGCGAGTGGAATAAATTCCTTGGATTGCTGCAGAAATATCGTCGTCGTCAGCCCATTAACGGTGTAATTATTACCATCAGCATTGCCGATCTGCTGACTCAATCCGCCGAGGCTTCGCGCGAGCAGGCGCTTAATCTGCGTAAACGACTGACTGAGTTACATGAACAGCTGGGCATTCGTTTCCCGGTATACGTGCTGGTAACTAAAGCCGACTTGCTTAAAGGCTTCCGCGCCTATTTTTCCGGTTTTGATAAAGCGCAGCGCGATCAGATCTGGGGCTTCACCTTCCCGTGGGAAAAAGCGAAGCTTGCCGATTTCGATCTGCAGGGTAGCTTTATTCAGGAGTTCGCCCTGCTGCAACAGCGTCTGGACGCGGGACTGCCGGATACGATGCTGCGGGAAAGCGATCCGCAGGCGCGCGCCGAGTGCTTCCTCTTCCCGCAAGAGTTTGCCGCGCTGCGTCCGCTACTGTCGGACTATCTGGATACAATTTTTGCCCGCTCCAACTTTGAAACCGAATTCTCGCCACGTGGTATCTATTTTGCCAGCGGTACCCAGGAAGGTTTGCCATTCGATCGTGTGATGGGTGAGCTCAATCGCGCGCTCTCACTGCCGCAGGGCAAGTCGGGTGAAAACTGGGATTCCGTCAGCAAAGATGAGCCGGTGCCTGGCGGTAAAGGGCAGAGCTTCTTTATTAAGCATCTGCTACAGAACGTTATCTTCCAGGAAGCGGGTATCGCCGGGCAAAACCGCTGGTGGGAGCTGCGTAGCAGGGCGGTGATCTGGTCTGGTTATGCCGCGCTGTTAGCGCTGCTGGTAATTCTCAGCGCGCTCTGGTTCACCAGCTACGGTAACAATAAAGATTATCTTGATGAAGTGCAGGCAAAAGTGCCGGCGCTGGATCAGGAGATTAAAGCGCTGCGTAACCGTCAGCAGGGCGATCTCTTCGCCTTACTGCCGCTGCTGAATGGCCTTGCAGAGCTGCCACAGAGCGAAGATTTCGACATCAACCATCCGCCGATTACTCGTCGTATGGGGCTTTATCGCGGTAACGATGTTTCTGATGCCTCGCAGGCGCTGTACCGAAAAGCGCTGGAGCAGATGCTGCTGCCGGAAGTAGCAATGCGCATTACTACCTGGCTGCGTAACGATAACGGCAGCGATGTGGAGTACAGCTATGAAGCGCTGAAAGCGTATCAGATGCTCTACCAGCCGAAACATTACGACGGGAAGTTCCTGCACTCATGGGTGATGCTCAACCTGGAACGTAACCTGCCGCAAAACGTGACCAAAGCACAGATGAGCCAGCTGGAGTGGCACCTGACGCAGCTGCTGGAGCCGCAGATTCAGGCCTCTCCATATGCAAAAGATGACGCGCTCATCAGCCGTGAGCAGGCGTTGATTAACCAGCAGCCGCTTTCAACGCGTGTATATGGACGCCTTAAGCGCCTGCTGGAGCGTGATGAAAACCTTAAGCCGGTGTCGCTGGCAACGCTGGGTGGTCCGCAGAGTGAGCTGGTCTTCTCACGTAAAAGCGGCAAGCCGGTGAACGATGGCATTCCGGGGCTCTATACGCCGAACGGTTACTGGAACAGTTTCAATGCGCAGATCGCGCCGGTGACCGCCTCGCTCCATGAGGATGATGCCTGGGTCCTGGGTTCAACCACGCAGCCGGAAGATAAAGAGCAGACGGATAACGCGGTACGCCAGCTCTATGCGCGTGACTTCATTACTATCTGGGATAGCTTCTTAAGCGACATTCAGCTAAACAATAGTGCCGATCTCAACCAGCGCATCAACACCGCGCGCGTGCTCTCCAGCAATAACTCACCGCTGCGTCGACTGGTTGTGAATCTCAGTCAGCAGCTGACGTTGGTACGTGACGAGCCGGCTGCGGCAGGGAAAGAGAAAAGCCCTGAAAGCAGCAATCGCGGTACACAGATGCTGGAGTCGCTCTTCAGCAATCATGAAAACAGCGCCGCAGGCAACGCGGCCGCTAATCAGACGCCTGAACAGCGCGTAACCGAGCACTTTGCGCCGATCAATGAACTGGCACAGCCGCTGGAGAAGGGCGGTAAAACCATCGTCTTTGATGATTTTCTTAAGCAGATTGATGAACTCTACCGCTACCTGACAGCGGTACAGGATGCAGCCAATAGCGGTATGCCAGCCCCAGGAGGCGAAGCGATCAGCCGCCTGCAGGCCAGCGCAGGGCGCTTGCCGGGCGGTTTGCAAACCATGTTCAGTAACATGGCGGTGGGTGCCAGCAGCGATACGCAACGCCGCGATATGGAAAATGTTCGTAAGCGTATCAGCGTCGAAGTGGGAAGCTTTTGTCGTCAGGCGATTGCTGGTCGTTACCCACTGGTGCGATCCGCCAGCGCGGAAGTGACACCAGACGACCTGGCGCGCATGTTTGCCCCTGGCACGGGTCTGATGGATGTCTTCTTTCGCGATAACCTGACCAATAAAGTCGATACCACGCAGGCCACCTGGCGTTTTATGCCGGGTATCGACGGCAAAACGCTGCCGGGTAGTGAAGGTGTGCTGGTGCCCTTCCAGCAGGCGCAGTCGATTCGCGACGCCTTCTTTGCTAATGGCAGTGCAACACCCTCTTTTCGTACCACGGTGCGCACAGTGCGGATGGATAACACTATCCTCAATATGACGCTGGATGTGGATGGACAGATCCTGCGCTACAGCCACGGTCCACAGGCGGTTCAAATTGTGAGCTGGCCGGGAACAGGTGGCACTAACCAGGTGCGCATGCAGTTGGGTCTGGCCAATGGTACAACGGCAACACTGGTGACAAACGGTGCCTGGGCTCTGAACCGCTTTTTCGATAAAGCGCGCGTAAGCGCTGGCAGCAGCAGCCTGAGCCGCCAGGCGACATTCACAGTTGACGGGCATCAGGTCACGCTTGAGTTTGCGCCAAACAGTATCCGCAATCCGTTCCAGCTTCCCCGATTCGCATGTCCTTGA
- a CDS encoding DotU family type VI secretion system protein translates to MQQQHASGSDAVLAGASGNNPLVAAANPLLNAIPQIRYSVSHNDQSGLRQHLIDEIRRFEVRCQQSGLAYEVIVGARYCLCTALDEAAALTPWGSRGVWSGSGLLVTFHNETWGGEKFFQLLARLSQNPREHIALLELINFCLLLGFEGRYRVMDNGRTQLETIKQRLWQMIRGVRGNYPPPLSPHPEDQPVMRKLWRPVIPLWACAGLAGFLACLFYIVLNWRLGDNTNPVLAKIYQTQLPEVSVQQPAQHVQPVLNLREFLRPEIQAGLVAVRDEADRSVVVLKGDGLFASASTVARDSYEPVIDRVAQAMNNVSGKILVVGFSDNVPIRSARFASNYELSLERARSVQSLLQKHLSQPERVKAEGRGEMDPVAPNNSAENRARNRRVEITLLVSPENTAAELNGLPQGN, encoded by the coding sequence ATGCAGCAACAACACGCCTCCGGCAGCGATGCCGTCCTGGCAGGAGCAAGTGGTAATAATCCGTTGGTTGCGGCCGCAAACCCGCTGCTCAACGCAATACCGCAGATCCGCTATTCGGTCTCTCATAACGATCAAAGTGGGCTTCGTCAGCACCTGATAGATGAAATTCGCCGTTTCGAAGTACGTTGTCAGCAATCCGGTCTGGCGTACGAAGTCATCGTGGGCGCACGCTACTGCCTTTGCACCGCGCTGGACGAAGCTGCCGCGCTCACGCCTTGGGGAAGCCGCGGCGTGTGGTCCGGTAGCGGCCTGCTGGTTACGTTTCATAACGAAACATGGGGCGGGGAGAAATTCTTCCAGCTGCTGGCACGTCTGTCGCAAAATCCGCGCGAACATATCGCGCTGCTGGAGTTAATCAACTTCTGCCTGCTGCTAGGTTTTGAAGGGCGTTACCGCGTAATGGACAATGGTCGTACGCAGCTTGAAACCATCAAGCAGCGTTTATGGCAAATGATCCGTGGCGTGCGGGGCAACTACCCGCCGCCGCTCTCGCCGCATCCGGAAGATCAGCCAGTGATGCGCAAGCTCTGGCGTCCGGTAATCCCATTATGGGCGTGCGCTGGCCTTGCCGGTTTCCTCGCCTGCCTCTTCTACATCGTGCTCAACTGGCGACTGGGCGACAACACCAATCCGGTGCTGGCGAAGATCTACCAGACGCAGCTGCCGGAAGTCTCTGTTCAACAGCCAGCGCAGCATGTGCAGCCGGTGCTCAACCTGCGCGAGTTCCTGCGTCCTGAAATTCAGGCTGGCCTGGTGGCGGTGCGTGATGAGGCCGATCGAAGCGTCGTGGTGCTGAAAGGCGATGGGCTGTTTGCCTCAGCCTCGACTGTCGCTCGCGATAGCTACGAGCCGGTTATCGACCGTGTCGCGCAGGCAATGAACAATGTCAGCGGTAAGATCCTGGTGGTCGGCTTTAGCGATAACGTACCGATTCGCAGCGCACGTTTCGCCTCTAACTATGAACTCTCTCTGGAGCGTGCGCGCTCGGTGCAGTCGCTGTTGCAAAAACACCTTTCGCAGCCGGAGCGCGTGAAAGCCGAAGGGCGAGGGGAGATGGATCCTGTTGCGCCGAATAATTCGGCCGAGAACCGCGCGCGTAACCGCCGTGTCGAAATCACCTTGCTTGTGTCGCCTGAAAATACGGCCGCCGAGCTGAACGGACTGCCGCAAGGAAACTAA
- the tssK gene encoding type VI secretion system baseplate subunit TssK: MNKAEKVVWTEGMFLRPHHFQRAESYLQHHIREWGTLQRPYLWGYLDIELDDAMLRQGCIAVSYASGLLPDGTFFSFNDARQAPTPLVIPDNLTNERVVLALPARRGGRDEVIFSEEKDSLARYITWESEVDDDNAMSVGPAAVQFGRLRLKLMLEKDLSAEWTAIGVTHVLEKRNDNQVRIDNRYIPPMLNAVNNPSLYAVMNDLQSLLMQRSQQIGQRLRQPGRFNTSEMVEFSLLALINHHVGQMSHLKSLPMIHPEELWRSWLAFATELTTWTAARSPEETLPIYNHDDLAGCFSKLQLMLRQGLSLVMEEHAIQLPLTERTHGLNIATLPTTTMAREFGFVLAVKASVPGEILQTHFPAQMKVAPVTKIRDLVQLQLPGMKLRSMPVAPPQIPWHAGYNYFELEKGGELWNEMEKSGAFALHLAGEFPGLDMEFWAIRSPTE; the protein is encoded by the coding sequence ATGAATAAAGCAGAAAAGGTCGTCTGGACCGAAGGTATGTTTCTGCGGCCTCACCATTTTCAACGCGCGGAAAGCTATCTTCAACACCATATTCGCGAGTGGGGAACCTTGCAGCGCCCCTATCTTTGGGGATACCTGGATATCGAACTGGACGACGCGATGCTTCGCCAGGGATGCATTGCCGTCAGTTACGCAAGCGGCTTACTGCCAGACGGCACTTTCTTCTCCTTCAACGATGCGCGGCAGGCACCCACCCCACTGGTGATCCCGGATAATCTCACCAACGAACGCGTCGTGTTGGCGCTGCCGGCTCGTCGAGGCGGCCGTGATGAAGTGATTTTCAGCGAAGAGAAAGATTCGCTGGCGCGCTACATCACCTGGGAGAGCGAAGTCGATGATGACAACGCTATGTCCGTTGGTCCGGCGGCGGTGCAATTTGGACGCCTGCGTCTGAAGCTGATGCTTGAGAAGGACCTCAGCGCGGAATGGACAGCAATTGGCGTGACGCATGTGCTGGAAAAGCGTAACGATAACCAGGTACGCATCGACAATCGCTACATTCCCCCCATGTTGAACGCCGTTAACAACCCTTCGCTCTACGCTGTGATGAACGACCTGCAGAGCCTGCTGATGCAACGCAGCCAGCAGATTGGCCAGCGTCTGCGCCAGCCGGGGCGTTTTAACACTTCTGAAATGGTGGAGTTCTCGCTACTGGCGCTTATTAACCATCATGTTGGTCAGATGTCGCACCTGAAATCGCTGCCGATGATCCACCCGGAAGAGTTATGGCGCAGCTGGCTGGCGTTTGCCACCGAGCTCACCACCTGGACCGCGGCGCGTTCGCCGGAAGAGACGCTACCGATTTATAACCATGACGATCTTGCCGGTTGCTTCAGCAAACTGCAGCTTATGCTGCGCCAGGGGCTGTCACTGGTTATGGAAGAGCATGCCATCCAGCTGCCGCTTACCGAGCGCACCCATGGGCTGAACATCGCCACGCTGCCAACCACCACCATGGCGCGCGAGTTTGGTTTCGTGCTGGCGGTGAAGGCCAGCGTGCCGGGCGAAATCCTGCAAACCCACTTCCCGGCGCAGATGAAAGTCGCGCCGGTGACCAAAATTCGCGACCTGGTGCAGCTCCAGCTACCCGGCATGAAGCTGCGCAGCATGCCTGTTGCACCGCCGCAAATTCCATGGCACGCCGGTTATAACTATTTTGAACTGGAAAAGGGCGGCGAGCTCTGGAACGAAATGGAAAAATCGGGCGCATTCGCACTGCACCTGGCAGGCGAATTCCCCGGTCTTGATATGGAATTTTGGGCCATCCGTAGCCCGACGGAATAA
- the tssJ gene encoding type VI secretion system lipoprotein TssJ, with translation MNNNSVVRQISLVFFFVLATLASGCGSSSHSVPTSYNLQFRAHPQINESAPLKVRVLLLKSDATFMSADFWSLQNNADSALGGNLLNSDEFFLMPGQLSKTLSGNSSPEARYIGVMAEYQALDGKKWRISLPLPVQGESHFYEFWKSSEDALEANIFLDVNGIRVISK, from the coding sequence ATGAATAATAATTCGGTTGTACGCCAGATTAGCCTGGTGTTTTTCTTTGTGCTGGCCACCCTGGCCAGCGGTTGTGGATCGTCTTCACACAGCGTACCTACCAGCTATAACCTTCAGTTCAGGGCTCATCCGCAAATCAATGAGTCCGCTCCCCTCAAAGTCAGGGTGTTGCTGTTGAAATCGGACGCGACATTTATGTCCGCCGATTTCTGGTCGCTGCAAAACAATGCTGATAGCGCACTGGGCGGCAATCTGCTGAACAGTGATGAGTTCTTCCTGATGCCCGGTCAGCTGTCAAAGACGCTCTCTGGCAACAGTTCGCCTGAAGCGCGCTACATTGGCGTGATGGCGGAGTATCAGGCGCTGGACGGCAAAAAATGGCGAATCTCCCTGCCGCTTCCGGTACAGGGGGAGTCTCACTTCTATGAGTTCTGGAAATCGTCAGAAGATGCGCTGGAAGCGAATATCTTTCTTGACGTTAACGGAATACGCGTGATTTCCAAATAG
- a CDS encoding SH3 domain-containing protein, producing the protein MNMRIVLALLFVFGVSGCVKHPEPAPSDDTIVTSEVNGVTLTHRYAVQPPKEFEPVKQDYRALYPASVMSKPDFGGKVIRQLDAGKTYVVLGQVEHFWMALADEGQEELIGYVPMRAVVKSELYEKTVRNDSHRVKRKKTNCVTVDGSGKACKNAKSGTWIID; encoded by the coding sequence ATGAACATGCGAATCGTATTGGCTCTTCTTTTTGTTTTTGGCGTCTCAGGCTGTGTAAAACATCCGGAACCCGCTCCTTCCGACGACACCATTGTTACCAGTGAAGTAAATGGCGTAACCCTTACCCACCGTTATGCTGTTCAGCCGCCTAAGGAGTTCGAACCGGTTAAACAGGATTACCGCGCACTCTATCCAGCCTCTGTCATGAGCAAACCCGATTTTGGTGGCAAAGTGATTCGCCAGCTGGATGCGGGCAAAACCTATGTTGTACTTGGTCAGGTTGAACACTTCTGGATGGCGCTGGCTGATGAAGGTCAGGAAGAGCTGATTGGCTATGTGCCGATGCGTGCAGTCGTTAAAAGCGAACTGTATGAAAAAACCGTACGTAATGACAGTCACCGAGTTAAGCGCAAAAAAACGAACTGCGTGACGGTCGATGGCAGCGGTAAAGCTTGTAAAAACGCAAAATCCGGGACCTGGATCATCGATTAA
- a CDS encoding alpha,alpha-trehalase, with translation MIKPVLHQPRTLILVMQLALGGTLFAANAPTFAAEAQNPPQTPDILLGPLFSDVQSAKLFPDQKTFADAVPKSDPLMILADYRMQRNQSSFDLRHFVEVNFTLPEKGKPYVPPAGQNLREHIDGLWSELTRTTDSAGKWDSLLPLPKPYVVPGGRFREVYYWDSYFTMLGLAESGHWDKIEDMVANFGYEIDTWGHIPNGNRSYYLSRSQPPFFSLMVELLATHDGDEALKTWLPQMEKEYQYWMEGGDTLQPGEANKRVVKLSDGSLLNRYWDDSSTPRPESWLADVTTAKNNPNRPATEIYRDLRAAAASGWDFSSRWMDDPEQLGTIRTTTIVPVDLNALMFKMEKMLSRAYQVSGDSAKASHYDALAAARQKAIEANLWNAKEGWYADYDLKTKKVRNQLTAAALYPLFVNAAAKDRADKVAAVTEARLLKAGGITTTTVKSGQQWDAPNGWAPLQWVAAAGLQNYNHQKLAMSVSWRFLTNVQHTYDREQKLVEKYDVSSTGTGGGGGEYPLQDGFGWSNGVTLKMLDLICPKEKPCDSVPQQEPRESTAPVAEPAAQKVAQ, from the coding sequence ATGATCAAACCTGTTTTGCACCAGCCGCGCACCCTCATTTTAGTAATGCAACTAGCATTGGGTGGAACATTGTTTGCTGCAAATGCCCCAACGTTCGCGGCTGAGGCGCAAAACCCGCCGCAAACGCCTGACATTCTTCTCGGTCCACTATTCAGCGATGTGCAAAGCGCAAAACTTTTCCCCGATCAAAAAACTTTTGCCGACGCGGTTCCCAAGAGCGACCCACTGATGATTCTCGCGGATTACCGCATGCAACGTAACCAGAGCAGCTTTGATCTGCGCCATTTCGTTGAGGTGAACTTCACGCTGCCGGAAAAAGGCAAGCCGTATGTACCGCCTGCCGGACAGAATTTGCGCGAGCATATCGATGGCTTATGGTCAGAACTGACGCGTACAACTGATAGCGCGGGTAAATGGGACTCATTGTTACCCTTACCGAAACCCTATGTTGTGCCCGGGGGGCGTTTTCGCGAAGTCTATTATTGGGATAGCTACTTTACTATGCTCGGCCTTGCGGAAAGCGGCCACTGGGACAAAATCGAAGATATGGTTGCTAACTTCGGGTATGAAATTGATACCTGGGGACATATCCCGAATGGCAACCGCAGCTACTACCTCAGCCGTTCTCAACCCCCCTTCTTCTCATTGATGGTGGAGTTACTGGCAACCCATGATGGCGATGAGGCTCTGAAAACGTGGTTGCCGCAAATGGAGAAAGAGTATCAGTACTGGATGGAGGGTGGAGATACGCTGCAACCGGGCGAGGCGAACAAGCGCGTGGTGAAATTGAGCGATGGTAGCCTGCTCAACCGTTACTGGGATGACTCCTCAACGCCACGTCCGGAGTCATGGCTGGCAGACGTCACGACGGCGAAAAACAACCCGAACCGCCCGGCAACGGAGATCTACCGTGATTTACGCGCCGCGGCGGCTTCCGGCTGGGACTTTAGCTCCCGCTGGATGGACGATCCTGAACAGCTTGGTACGATTCGCACCACCACCATTGTGCCGGTCGATCTCAATGCGCTGATGTTTAAGATGGAGAAGATGCTCTCGCGGGCGTATCAGGTCTCTGGCGATAGCGCCAAAGCGAGCCACTACGATGCGCTGGCAGCCGCGCGGCAAAAAGCCATCGAGGCCAATCTGTGGAATGCGAAAGAGGGTTGGTACGCCGATTACGATCTGAAAACCAAAAAGGTGCGCAATCAGCTGACGGCTGCAGCCCTCTATCCGCTATTTGTTAATGCCGCAGCAAAAGATCGCGCCGACAAAGTGGCGGCGGTGACCGAAGCACGTCTGTTAAAAGCGGGCGGTATCACCACTACTACCGTAAAAAGTGGTCAACAGTGGGACGCGCCGAACGGTTGGGCGCCGTTGCAGTGGGTTGCAGCCGCCGGGTTGCAGAACTATAACCATCAAAAACTGGCGATGAGTGTCAGCTGGCGCTTCCTGACCAACGTTCAGCACACCTACGATCGCGAGCAGAAGCTGGTAGAAAAATATGATGTCAGCTCCACCGGTACGGGCGGCGGCGGCGGTGAATACCCGCTGCAGGATGGGTTTGGCTGGAGTAACGGTGTTACGCTAAAAATGCTCGATCTTATCTGTCCGAAAGAGAAACCGTGCGACAGCGTGCCGCAGCAAGAGCCTCGGGAAAGTACCGCGCCTGTCGCTGAGCCGGCAGCCCAGAAAGTGGCGCAGTAA
- a CDS encoding GlsB/YeaQ/YmgE family stress response membrane protein — MGILAWILFGLIAGVIAKFIMPGRDGGGFILTCVLGIVGAVVGGWLATMFGYGGDITGFNMHSFIVAVIGAIVVLAVFRLLRR; from the coding sequence ATGGGTATTCTCGCGTGGATTCTATTTGGCCTGATTGCAGGTGTTATCGCGAAATTCATTATGCCAGGGCGCGATGGCGGCGGCTTCATTCTGACCTGTGTTCTGGGGATCGTCGGGGCAGTAGTCGGTGGATGGCTGGCGACAATGTTCGGTTATGGCGGTGACATTACAGGTTTCAACATGCACAGCTTTATCGTCGCGGTGATCGGCGCGATTGTGGTGCTGGCGGTCTTCCGCCTGTTACGCCGGTAA
- a CDS encoding flagellar brake protein, giving the protein MSNYSEQFLKQNPLAVLGVLRDLQKTQVPVCISWGSGQFISKILEVNPEALVMDFGSQEYENSAVQRAGKVTITAETHGAKVEFTLNALTTGNYQDLPAFITTLPETLWFIQRREYFRISAPLHPAYFCKAKLPDKSQLRFRLFDLSLGGMGALLDGELPENVQPGMRFSQVELDMASWGQFYFDAQLIAVGERKVVDGKNDTIATPRLSFRFLNVSPGVERELQRIIFALEREARERASRVR; this is encoded by the coding sequence GTGAGCAATTACAGTGAGCAGTTCCTGAAACAAAATCCTCTGGCCGTGCTGGGTGTGTTACGCGACCTGCAAAAAACGCAGGTGCCGGTTTGTATCAGTTGGGGTAGCGGTCAATTTATTAGCAAAATCCTCGAGGTGAATCCCGAGGCGCTGGTGATGGATTTTGGCAGTCAGGAGTATGAAAACAGCGCTGTGCAGCGTGCCGGTAAAGTGACCATTACCGCTGAAACCCATGGTGCAAAGGTTGAGTTCACGCTTAATGCGCTCACCACCGGCAATTATCAGGATCTGCCTGCGTTTATCACAACGCTTCCAGAAACGCTGTGGTTTATTCAACGTCGTGAATATTTCCGTATTAGCGCCCCACTTCACCCAGCTTACTTCTGCAAAGCGAAATTGCCCGATAAGAGCCAGCTGCGCTTTCGTCTGTTTGACCTTTCACTGGGCGGCATGGGTGCGCTGCTTGATGGTGAGCTGCCAGAGAATGTGCAGCCAGGTATGCGCTTTTCACAGGTTGAACTGGATATGGCATCGTGGGGTCAGTTCTACTTTGACGCACAGCTGATCGCGGTGGGCGAGCGCAAAGTTGTGGATGGGAAAAATGACACCATCGCCACGCCAAGACTGAGCTTCCGTTTTTTAAATGTCAGCCCGGGCGTGGAGCGCGAACTCCAGCGCATTATTTTTGCGCTGGAGCGTGAGGCGCGCGAACGCGCCAGCCGGGTACGCTGA
- the emtA gene encoding membrane-bound lytic murein transglycosylase EmtA codes for MKLRWFAFLVVLLAGCSSTKQDYRNPDWNPEVPVKRAMQWMPITEKAGASWGVSPELITAMIAVESGGNPELVSKSNAVGLMQLKASTAGREVYRRMGWSGQPSTRELKNPERNISMGAAYLSILEHGPLAGIKDPLVMQYALVVSYVNGAGALLRTFSSDRQEAIDEINSLSPKGFLQHVAEKHPAPQAPRYIWKVQKAMDAM; via the coding sequence GTGAAATTAAGATGGTTTGCCTTTTTAGTGGTGCTACTGGCGGGCTGTAGCTCGACAAAACAGGATTATCGTAATCCCGACTGGAACCCTGAAGTGCCGGTCAAAAGAGCGATGCAGTGGATGCCGATTACTGAAAAAGCTGGTGCCTCGTGGGGGGTTAGCCCGGAACTGATTACGGCGATGATCGCTGTGGAGTCCGGGGGCAACCCGGAGCTGGTGAGTAAATCAAATGCGGTGGGTTTAATGCAGCTCAAAGCGTCAACGGCGGGACGCGAAGTCTATCGTCGTATGGGCTGGAGCGGACAACCTTCAACGCGTGAGCTGAAAAACCCGGAGCGTAATATCTCGATGGGAGCGGCCTATCTAAGCATTCTTGAACATGGACCGCTTGCCGGCATCAAGGATCCGCTGGTGATGCAATACGCGCTGGTGGTCTCATATGTCAATGGCGCGGGTGCGCTGCTGCGCACCTTCTCTTCAGACCGCCAGGAGGCGATTGACGAAATCAACTCGTTAAGTCCGAAGGGATTTTTGCAGCACGTAGCGGAAAAACACCCCGCACCGCAAGCCCCGCGTTACATCTGGAAAGTACAAAAAGCGATGGATGCGATGTAA